The Flavobacterium jumunjinense genome includes a region encoding these proteins:
- a CDS encoding hydroxymethylpyrimidine/phosphomethylpyrimidine kinase, giving the protein MSTNRPFVLSIAGFDPSGGAGVLADVKTFEQHQVYGLAIITGNTIQTENEFIKMEWIAIDFVLESITTLFNKYEIKAVKIGIVPSLDYLEHIVFQIKKHSQKTKIIWDTVLKSSTTFDFLQIENQAKLEEILKKIDLITPNYKEILQLSTKGINAETIAVLLSKHCDVLLKGGHNTNEKGVDYLSIKNEFIKLAPTTTLANEKHGSGCVLSSAITANLALGIDTTTSCQKAKVYIEKLLLSNNTLLGYHHD; this is encoded by the coding sequence ATGTCAACAAATCGCCCATTCGTTTTAAGTATTGCTGGTTTTGATCCTTCTGGTGGAGCTGGTGTTTTAGCCGATGTGAAAACATTCGAGCAACATCAGGTTTATGGTTTGGCAATTATAACAGGAAATACCATTCAAACAGAAAACGAATTCATCAAAATGGAATGGATTGCAATTGATTTTGTATTAGAATCGATAACTACTCTATTTAATAAATACGAAATTAAAGCGGTGAAAATTGGGATTGTTCCTTCCTTGGATTATTTAGAACACATTGTTTTCCAAATAAAAAAGCATTCGCAAAAAACAAAAATCATTTGGGATACTGTTTTAAAATCCAGTACAACATTCGACTTTTTACAGATTGAAAACCAAGCCAAATTAGAAGAAATTCTAAAAAAAATCGATTTGATTACTCCCAATTATAAGGAAATTTTGCAATTATCTACCAAAGGAATTAATGCTGAAACCATAGCAGTACTTCTTTCCAAACATTGTGATGTCTTGTTAAAAGGAGGTCATAATACAAACGAAAAAGGAGTTGACTACTTATCTATCAAAAACGAATTCATAAAACTCGCTCCAACTACAACTTTGGCTAATGAAAAACATGGTTCAGGTTGTGTTTTATCATCTGCAATTACAGCAAATTTAGCTTTGGGAATTGACACTACTACCTCATGCCAAAAAGCTAAGGTTTACATTGAAAAATTACTTCTTTCCAACAACACTTTATTAGGATACCATCATGATTAG
- a CDS encoding thiamine phosphate synthase: MISKLHYISQGNTVDEQLYNIQKTLDNGCDWIQLRFKNGNYNELLTVAEKTKQLCNQYKATFIINDKVDLAYQIDADGVHLGLDDMRIKDARAILGNQKIIGGTANTFEHVLQRANEKCDYIGLGPFRFTTTKEKLSPILGLEGYKIILNKMAEDQIKIPLIAIGGITLEDIDALIQTGLHGIAVSGLLTQNPIITTTLNEKLYVNI, from the coding sequence ATGATTAGCAAATTACACTATATCTCACAAGGAAATACAGTTGACGAACAATTGTATAACATTCAAAAAACATTAGACAACGGTTGCGATTGGATTCAATTGCGTTTTAAAAACGGAAATTACAATGAACTTTTGACTGTTGCCGAAAAAACCAAACAACTTTGTAATCAATACAAAGCGACTTTCATTATTAATGACAAAGTAGATTTGGCTTACCAAATTGATGCAGATGGTGTTCATCTGGGCTTAGACGATATGCGAATTAAAGATGCTCGTGCCATTTTGGGTAACCAAAAAATCATTGGTGGAACAGCCAATACATTTGAACATGTTCTACAAAGAGCAAATGAAAAATGCGATTACATAGGTCTTGGTCCATTTCGTTTTACTACTACTAAAGAAAAATTAAGTCCCATTTTAGGTTTAGAAGGTTATAAAATTATTCTAAATAAAATGGCTGAAGATCAAATTAAAATTCCACTTATTGCCATTGGAGGCATTACTTTAGAAGATATTGATGCGCTTATACAAACAGGTCTTCATGGTATTGCCGTTTCAGGTTTACTAACACAAAACCCAATAATAACAACCACTCTCAACGAAAAATTATATGTCAACATTTAA
- a CDS encoding thiamine phosphate synthase has product MIVISNPIEIVNEINIIHSLFEEGMELFHIRKPNYSKEELRLFLSKINSSYYSKLVLHQRHDLAEEFKIDRLHFTEKDRLAKPNRFQKPVRFLSTSVHSIEAFNGLTKAFDYAFLSPIYPSISKQNYVPTKNAFEEIKKRTNQNTKLIALGGVSVENIEEVLTNGFDDFALLGTIWNSKNPIENFKICQQIAHSF; this is encoded by the coding sequence ATGATTGTAATTTCGAATCCAATAGAAATAGTAAATGAAATAAACATAATTCATTCTCTTTTTGAAGAAGGCATGGAGCTATTTCATATTCGAAAACCGAATTATTCGAAAGAGGAATTGCGTTTATTTCTATCAAAAATAAATTCGAGCTATTATTCCAAATTGGTTTTGCATCAACGTCATGATTTAGCAGAAGAATTTAAGATCGATAGGCTTCATTTTACAGAAAAAGATAGACTTGCTAAACCTAACAGGTTTCAAAAACCTGTTAGGTTTCTTTCAACATCGGTACATTCGATAGAAGCTTTTAATGGTTTAACAAAGGCTTTTGATTATGCCTTTTTAAGTCCAATTTATCCAAGTATTTCAAAACAGAATTATGTACCAACGAAAAATGCATTCGAAGAAATAAAGAAACGAACCAATCAAAATACAAAATTAATTGCTTTAGGAGGTGTTTCAGTGGAAAACATTGAGGAAGTACTCACCAATGGCTTTGATGATTTCGCTTTACTTGGAACTATTTGGAACAGTAAAAACCCAATAGAAAACTTTAAAATATGTCAACAAATCGCCCATTCGTTTTAA
- the thiC gene encoding phosphomethylpyrimidine synthase ThiC, whose protein sequence is MTNEEKISREPFPNSRKVYINGDIHPIKVAMREVVLSDTKLAKGGVEKNPPVTIYDTSGPYTDPNIDIDVRKGLPRLREQWILDRGDVEELTEISSNYGKERLHKTELDHLRFEYLHKPMRAKKGANVSQLYYAKQGIITPEMEYIAIRENQRIELIEHQTKAMQCQHAGESFGANTPKNKITPEFVRSEVAAGRAIIPNNINHPESEPMIVGRNFLVKINANIGNSAVTSSIEEEVEKAVWACRWGADTIMDLSTGKNIHETREWIIRNSPVPIGTVPIYQALEKVKGVAEDLTWEIFRDTLIEQAEQGVSYFTIHAGVLLRYIHLTANRVTGIVSRGGSIMAKWCLFHHKENFLYTHFEDICEIMKQYDVAFSLGDGLRPGSIADANDAAQFAELETLGELTKIAWKHDVQVFIEGPGHVPMHMIKENMEKQLEHCSEAPFYTLGPLTTDIAPGYDHITSAIGAAMIGWYGCAMLCYVTPKEHLGLPNKKDVKDGVITYKISAHAADLAKGHPGAQYRDNALSKARFEFRWEDQFNLALDPDTAREFHDETLPADGAKVAHFCSMCGPKFCSMKISQEIRDSAAAEEGMKAMSEEFIENGKEIYL, encoded by the coding sequence ATGACGAACGAAGAGAAAATATCAAGAGAACCTTTTCCAAATTCGAGAAAAGTATACATAAATGGTGACATCCATCCTATCAAAGTAGCAATGCGTGAAGTTGTGTTATCAGACACAAAATTAGCCAAAGGTGGTGTAGAAAAAAATCCTCCAGTAACCATTTACGATACTTCAGGTCCTTACACTGACCCAAACATTGACATTGATGTTCGAAAAGGATTACCACGTTTACGCGAACAATGGATTTTAGACCGCGGTGACGTAGAAGAATTAACCGAAATTTCTTCAAACTACGGAAAAGAACGTTTGCACAAAACAGAATTAGACCATTTGCGTTTTGAATATTTACACAAACCCATGCGTGCCAAAAAAGGAGCCAATGTTAGCCAATTATACTACGCAAAACAAGGTATCATCACTCCAGAAATGGAATACATTGCCATTCGTGAAAACCAACGCATTGAACTAATAGAGCACCAAACCAAAGCCATGCAATGCCAACATGCAGGGGAAAGTTTTGGAGCCAATACACCAAAAAACAAAATCACACCCGAATTTGTAAGAAGCGAAGTAGCCGCTGGTCGTGCGATAATTCCAAATAACATCAATCATCCTGAAAGTGAACCTATGATTGTTGGTCGTAATTTCTTAGTGAAAATCAATGCAAATATCGGAAACAGTGCTGTGACTTCGAGTATTGAAGAAGAAGTAGAAAAAGCCGTTTGGGCTTGTCGTTGGGGAGCAGATACCATTATGGATTTGTCTACAGGTAAAAATATTCATGAAACGAGAGAATGGATTATTCGTAACTCTCCTGTGCCTATTGGAACAGTACCAATTTATCAAGCTTTGGAAAAAGTAAAAGGAGTTGCCGAAGATTTAACTTGGGAAATATTTAGAGATACTTTAATCGAACAAGCAGAACAAGGGGTTTCATACTTCACGATTCACGCAGGTGTGCTTTTGAGATACATTCATTTAACAGCCAATCGTGTAACGGGAATTGTGTCTCGTGGTGGTTCCATCATGGCAAAATGGTGTTTGTTCCATCATAAAGAAAACTTTTTATACACCCATTTCGAAGACATTTGTGAAATCATGAAACAATATGATGTAGCCTTTTCTCTTGGAGATGGTTTGCGTCCGGGTTCTATTGCCGATGCCAATGATGCAGCTCAATTTGCCGAATTAGAAACGTTGGGCGAACTAACAAAAATTGCTTGGAAACACGACGTTCAAGTATTTATTGAAGGTCCAGGTCACGTGCCTATGCATATGATTAAGGAAAACATGGAGAAACAATTAGAACATTGTTCGGAAGCTCCATTTTATACATTAGGACCTTTAACTACTGATATTGCTCCAGGTTACGACCACATTACTTCTGCAATTGGAGCAGCCATGATTGGTTGGTATGGTTGTGCGATGCTTTGTTATGTGACTCCAAAAGAACATTTGGGTTTACCCAATAAAAAAGATGTAAAAGACGGAGTAATTACGTATAAGATTTCAGCACATGCTGCCGATTTAGCCAAAGGACATCCAGGAGCACAATACCGTGATAATGCTTTGAGTAAAGCACGTTTCGAATTTAGATGGGAAGATCAGTTCAACTTGGCTCTCGATCCAGACACAGCAAGAGAATTTCACGATGAGACTTTACCAGCAGATGGTGCTAAAGTAGCGCACTTTTGTTCGATGTGTGGTCCAAAATTCTGTTCGATGAAAATCTCTCAAGAAATTAGAGATTCAGCAGCTGCAGAAGAAGGAATGAAAGCCATGTCGGAAGAATTTATCGAAAACGGAAAGGAAATTTATTTGTAA
- a CDS encoding thiazole synthase, which yields MSTFKISDTTFTSRLFLGTGKFGSNQQMEEAVLASESELVTVALKRVDFETETDAILSHLKHPNINLLPNTSGARNAKEAVFAAQLAREAFETNFLKLEIHPDPKYLLPDPIETLKATEELAKLGFIILPYIHADPVLCKRLEEVGTAAVMPLGSPIGSNKGLKTIDFLEIIIEQSKVPVIIDAGIGAPSDAAKAMEIGADAVLVNTAIAVAQNPRLMAEAFKEAVIAGRKAYEAQLGSVSSFAQASSPLTAFLNE from the coding sequence ATGTCAACATTTAAAATTTCAGATACCACTTTTACTTCTCGTTTGTTTTTAGGAACAGGAAAATTTGGTTCCAACCAACAAATGGAAGAAGCAGTTTTGGCTTCGGAAAGCGAATTGGTCACAGTAGCCTTAAAACGTGTCGATTTTGAAACCGAAACAGACGCTATTCTTTCCCATTTAAAACATCCCAATATCAATTTATTACCAAATACTTCTGGTGCTCGAAATGCGAAAGAAGCAGTTTTTGCAGCCCAATTAGCCAGAGAAGCTTTTGAAACCAACTTTTTAAAATTAGAAATTCATCCCGATCCCAAATATTTATTACCCGATCCTATTGAAACCTTAAAGGCAACAGAAGAATTAGCCAAACTAGGTTTTATAATATTACCTTACATTCATGCCGACCCGGTTTTATGCAAACGTTTAGAAGAAGTTGGCACAGCAGCAGTTATGCCATTGGGTTCACCCATAGGAAGTAACAAAGGACTAAAAACAATTGATTTTTTAGAGATTATTATCGAACAAAGTAAAGTTCCTGTCATTATTGATGCCGGAATTGGTGCTCCTTCTGATGCTGCAAAAGCCATGGAAATTGGTGCAGACGCAGTTTTAGTAAATACAGCAATTGCTGTTGCACAAAATCCAAGATTAATGGCAGAAGCTTTTAAAGAAGCAGTAATTGCTGGTCGAAAAGCATATGAAGCGCAATTGGGTTCGGTTTCTAGTTTCGCACAAGCATCAAGTCCGTTAACTGCTTTTTTAAATGAATAG
- the thiH gene encoding 2-iminoacetate synthase ThiH encodes MNTFNEIFKKYDWNSIQEKIYSVTAKEVEQSLSKNKCTVDDFLNLISPVAQNYLEVMAQKSHVLTKQRFGKTIQMYAPMYLSNECQNICTYCGFSLDNKIKRKTLNDKEIKEEIKVLKEAGFDHVLLVTGEANYTVNINYFLNAITIIQKHFANISVEVQPLEEEEYVALHNAGVHTVLVYQETYHEEVYKKYHPKGKKSNFDYRLDTPDRVGKAGIHKIGLGVLLGLENWRTDSFFNALHLDYLQKTYWQSKYSVSFPRLRPAEGIIEPNFIMDDKDLTQLICAYRIWNPDIEISVSTRENEKFRDNIIPIGTTTMSAGSKTNPGGYSVDKQSLEQFETSDERSADEIATIIRQKGYEPVWKDWDRTFGHKVESYEVEKF; translated from the coding sequence ATGAACACATTCAACGAAATATTCAAAAAATACGATTGGAATTCTATTCAAGAAAAAATCTATTCTGTAACTGCTAAAGAAGTGGAACAAAGTCTTTCCAAAAACAAATGTACAGTCGATGATTTTTTAAATTTAATTTCTCCAGTGGCTCAAAATTATTTGGAAGTCATGGCACAAAAAAGTCATGTACTTACAAAGCAACGCTTTGGAAAAACCATTCAAATGTATGCTCCTATGTATTTGAGTAATGAATGTCAAAACATTTGCACCTATTGCGGTTTTAGTTTAGACAATAAAATCAAACGAAAAACGCTAAATGATAAAGAGATAAAAGAAGAGATAAAAGTACTAAAAGAAGCTGGTTTTGATCATGTTCTATTGGTTACAGGAGAAGCGAACTATACGGTAAACATCAATTATTTCTTAAATGCAATAACAATTATTCAAAAACACTTTGCTAATATTTCAGTCGAAGTACAACCACTAGAGGAAGAAGAATATGTGGCTTTACACAATGCTGGTGTGCATACCGTTTTGGTATATCAAGAAACCTATCATGAAGAAGTGTATAAAAAATACCACCCAAAAGGGAAAAAATCAAATTTTGACTATCGTTTAGACACACCAGATCGCGTTGGAAAAGCAGGTATTCATAAAATTGGATTAGGTGTTTTGTTAGGATTAGAAAACTGGAGAACCGATAGTTTTTTCAACGCACTACATTTGGACTATTTACAAAAAACCTATTGGCAAAGTAAATATTCTGTTTCCTTTCCAAGGCTTCGCCCAGCTGAAGGCATTATTGAACCTAATTTTATTATGGACGACAAGGATTTAACCCAATTAATTTGTGCTTATCGCATTTGGAATCCTGATATAGAAATTTCTGTTTCCACAAGAGAAAACGAGAAATTCAGAGACAATATTATTCCCATTGGAACAACAACCATGAGTGCTGGTTCCAAAACAAATCCAGGCGGTTATAGTGTGGACAAACAATCCTTAGAACAATTTGAAACCAGTGATGAACGTTCGGCTGATGAAATAGCAACTATTATTCGTCAAAAAGGATACGAACCTGTTTGGAAAGATTGGGATAGGACATTTGGTCATAAAGTCGAAAGTTATGAAGTGGAAAAGTTTTAA
- a CDS encoding erythromycin esterase family protein, whose protein sequence is MKSYLLLLFSILSFGQTSIKGDLKYLESNDYSFLNKILENKRIVLLGEQSHGDGATFDEKVEIIKYLHEKLGFNTIAFEGGFYDNYKASQLFLNKKENSSIYNESIFSIWSDTQSFQDLFLYIEERAKNKDTIRITGFDCQEGVLFEKYFISDLKTIFASRKIKVSPLQIEKIEKAFVYRDLDLIAFSKTDSISLYKDFDYIVGAFEKMTTLTLHEKIIQQVFKSSLANVNFEIAQIQKQKIAVQNPRDEQMAQNFIFLAETYPKEKIIGWGASYHFAKEISNLEIDTLTEDYFSQQSDLEKKATGYTDYKKGEGKQLLEGGVPMGKLLKEHFKEKMYTIAFSSYEGNYGIVNSNTYPILTPPENSIEKQLSNQDKAFFEFDDEKKESFYCLALGNMPIKGNWQTNFDALVFIKKSYQPSVRKYNESDFKKGSFSGFIAKGYVFDKETNLPINTVEVVWGNNEKATLTKENGSFEFIIDTSDLTKFLKVNAFGYASDSIQVNLEKKSYEFKLNKSKLGGIVLDEVVLNSDKKELIAINIIKKAKSQLKENYYQKGYNQTFYYKQNSIKNEEETIKDEAIITFYNPKGINSGNDKVYGKVDKLKKTPNKEEKYTFTGAFGLISLWNRELITIKSNPLYRTNSYTYTKEGFETIKGKKAYKIHFKNTSPGSYSTGYGYPAPKSSSGYLYIDCDSFAVLKYEHSVERAPFDLKDDSNRTVSYSHTISETYQYNNGFYFIDELTETQKNNITSTIDEHYLMITYTKTTLKSTGLEVKNLEVIKEPLKLNFGASTTFNEDLVFWESMKNF, encoded by the coding sequence ATGAAGTCTTACCTATTGCTATTGTTCTCTATTTTATCCTTTGGACAAACGTCTATAAAAGGAGATCTTAAATATTTAGAAAGTAATGATTATTCCTTCTTAAATAAAATATTAGAAAACAAACGAATCGTTTTATTAGGTGAACAGTCACATGGAGATGGTGCTACTTTTGATGAAAAAGTTGAGATTATCAAATATTTACATGAAAAACTAGGATTCAATACTATTGCTTTTGAAGGTGGTTTCTATGATAATTACAAAGCGAGTCAGCTTTTTTTGAACAAAAAAGAGAATAGTAGTATCTATAATGAATCTATTTTTTCAATTTGGTCAGACACACAATCTTTCCAAGACTTATTTCTTTATATTGAAGAGAGAGCCAAAAATAAAGATACCATAAGAATTACTGGTTTTGATTGCCAAGAAGGAGTTCTGTTTGAGAAATATTTTATATCCGATTTAAAAACAATTTTTGCTTCAAGGAAAATAAAAGTAAGTCCTTTACAAATTGAAAAAATAGAAAAAGCCTTTGTTTATCGAGATTTAGATCTAATTGCTTTTAGTAAAACTGATTCAATTTCTTTATATAAGGATTTTGATTATATTGTAGGTGCATTTGAAAAAATGACTACTTTAACTTTGCATGAAAAAATCATTCAACAAGTTTTTAAAAGTAGTTTAGCCAACGTGAATTTTGAAATCGCTCAAATTCAAAAACAAAAAATAGCCGTTCAAAACCCAAGAGACGAGCAAATGGCTCAAAATTTTATTTTTTTAGCAGAAACCTATCCAAAAGAAAAAATTATAGGTTGGGGCGCTTCTTATCATTTTGCGAAAGAAATAAGCAATTTAGAAATAGATACGCTTACAGAAGACTATTTTAGTCAACAATCCGATTTAGAAAAGAAAGCAACAGGTTATACTGATTATAAAAAAGGAGAAGGAAAGCAACTTCTTGAAGGAGGTGTTCCAATGGGTAAGTTGTTGAAGGAACATTTTAAAGAAAAAATGTATACCATTGCTTTTTCATCTTACGAAGGTAATTATGGTATAGTAAATTCCAATACTTATCCTATTTTAACACCACCAGAAAATAGTATTGAAAAGCAACTTTCAAATCAGGATAAAGCTTTTTTTGAGTTTGATGACGAAAAGAAGGAGTCTTTCTATTGTTTAGCTTTAGGAAATATGCCTATTAAAGGTAATTGGCAAACTAATTTTGATGCTTTAGTTTTCATTAAAAAATCGTATCAACCTTCAGTAAGAAAATATAATGAAAGTGATTTTAAGAAAGGTAGTTTTTCTGGTTTTATTGCCAAAGGATATGTTTTTGATAAAGAAACTAATTTGCCTATCAATACTGTAGAAGTAGTTTGGGGAAACAATGAGAAAGCAACTCTTACAAAAGAAAATGGTTCTTTTGAGTTTATTATTGACACTTCCGATTTAACTAAGTTTTTAAAAGTGAATGCTTTTGGATACGCTTCCGATTCTATTCAGGTAAACCTAGAAAAAAAAAGCTATGAATTCAAACTCAATAAAAGTAAACTAGGAGGAATTGTTCTTGATGAAGTAGTTTTGAATTCTGATAAAAAGGAACTAATTGCCATTAATATTATTAAAAAAGCGAAATCACAACTAAAAGAAAACTATTATCAAAAAGGATACAATCAAACGTTTTATTACAAACAAAATAGCATTAAAAATGAAGAAGAAACCATAAAAGACGAAGCTATTATTACATTTTATAATCCGAAAGGAATAAATAGTGGTAACGATAAGGTTTATGGTAAGGTTGACAAGTTAAAAAAAACGCCCAATAAAGAGGAGAAATATACTTTTACTGGAGCTTTTGGTTTGATTTCTCTTTGGAATAGAGAGCTCATCACGATAAAGTCAAATCCTTTATATAGAACTAATTCTTATACTTACACGAAAGAAGGTTTTGAAACTATAAAAGGAAAGAAAGCTTACAAAATTCATTTTAAAAATACTTCTCCAGGTTCTTATTCAACAGGATATGGTTATCCAGCACCAAAAAGTTCATCGGGTTACTTATATATAGATTGTGACTCTTTTGCAGTATTGAAATATGAGCATAGTGTGGAAAGAGCACCTTTTGATTTGAAAGACGATTCCAATAGAACGGTTTCCTATTCACATACAATTTCGGAAACGTATCAATATAATAATGGATTTTATTTTATTGATGAATTAACAGAGACTCAAAAAAACAACATTACATCAACTATTGATGAGCACTATTTAATGATTACTTATACTAAAACTACATTAAAATCTACTGGTTTAGAGGTGAAAAATTTAGAAGTAATTAAAGAACCATTAAAGCTGAATTTTGGAGCTAGCACCACTTTCAATGAAGATTTAGTGTTTTGGGAATCGATGAAGAATTTTTAA
- a CDS encoding HesA/MoeB/ThiF family protein: MLSIQDYLRYTKPMLLPEIGNEGQEKIKNAKVLVIGAGGLGCPILQYLTTSGVGTIGIVDFDFVELSNLHRQVLYNENHIELPKTTTASEVLKKLNPAINYIPFEEKITSDNCESILSQFDIIIDGCDNFATRYLVNDTCVKLGKPLIYGSILKFEGQIAVFNNKGSKNLRDLFPVPPNPEDVPNCSLNGVLGTLPGIIGTMMAHETLKIITNLPCLTNELIIFNTLEWSFIKLKF, from the coding sequence ATGCTTAGTATTCAAGATTATTTACGTTATACGAAACCCATGTTGTTGCCTGAAATTGGTAACGAAGGACAAGAAAAAATAAAAAATGCTAAAGTTTTAGTAATTGGTGCTGGTGGCTTAGGTTGTCCAATATTACAATATTTAACAACTTCTGGTGTTGGAACAATTGGCATAGTAGATTTTGACTTCGTAGAATTATCTAATTTACACCGACAAGTTTTATATAACGAAAACCACATCGAACTACCAAAAACAACTACCGCTTCAGAGGTATTAAAAAAACTGAATCCAGCAATCAATTACATTCCGTTTGAAGAAAAAATAACTAGTGATAATTGCGAAAGCATACTTTCTCAATTTGACATAATTATAGATGGTTGCGATAATTTTGCCACTCGTTACTTGGTTAACGATACATGTGTAAAATTGGGCAAACCTTTAATTTATGGAAGTATTTTAAAATTTGAGGGGCAAATTGCAGTTTTTAATAACAAAGGCAGTAAAAACCTTCGCGATTTATTTCCAGTACCACCCAATCCCGAGGATGTCCCGAATTGCAGTTTAAATGGTGTTTTAGGAACATTGCCAGGAATAATTGGCACTATGATGGCTCACGAAACCTTAAAAATTATTACTAATTTACCTTGTTTAACCAATGAACTGATTATTTTCAATACTTTAGAATGGAGTTTTATTAAGTTGAAGTTTTAA
- the thiS gene encoding sulfur carrier protein ThiS, with product MELKINNKNKTFDCKSLTVQELIDFELPEKQNGIAVAVNQTVVSKNQWATFSLSPSDDILIITATQGG from the coding sequence ATGGAATTAAAAATCAACAACAAAAACAAAACCTTCGATTGTAAATCCCTTACAGTCCAAGAACTTATCGATTTCGAACTTCCCGAAAAACAAAACGGAATTGCAGTTGCTGTAAACCAAACTGTGGTTTCTAAAAACCAATGGGCTACTTTTTCGCTTTCTCCTTCCGATGACATTTTAATCATTACTGCCACACAAGGCGGTTAA